One stretch of Erythrolamprus reginae isolate rEryReg1 chromosome 7, rEryReg1.hap1, whole genome shotgun sequence DNA includes these proteins:
- the LOC139170657 gene encoding tigger transposable element-derived protein 1-like, translating to MPPKRASSSSAETKGKRQRKTLTIQEKVKLLDMLKEGKSYAAVGRHYRINESSVRYIKKDEKNIRSTATFTFNKTAKRVVSSRNKGIIKMESALAIWMEDCRKKNIVLDSNMIRTKAKSLYDTMMGDDDNEEPQPSTSTASSTQKIEFTASKGWFEKFQKRFGIRCVSLHGEAASADNDAADYYVSHTFRTIIEEGGYVPEQVFNMDETGLFWKRMPSRTFIMKEEAKAPGFKAQKDRVTLVMCGNAAGFMVKPGLIYKSLNPRALKNKNKNVLPVYWMHNRKAWITKNLTRDWFHQCFLPEVKEYLKEKGLEFKVLLLMDNAGGHATDIGYRGVKITFLPPNTTSLIQPMDQGVIRAFKALYTRNSLQALVEAMDVDDNFSLKAYWREYTILSCLKNIQKALTEMKKETMNSCWKKLWPEVVKDYRGFSAEEIQHSAINKAVVLAKALEGEGFTDMTAQDVNDLLDTHAQPLSDEDLLELTKSASEEEEEDNDYAVEEDFGLTLERLAMMQQTAQQLVQMAEEFDTDMIRAIQLRNYIETGMLPYKNLLTQLKKERQQLPITMFLTHEQKSDKPAIAPLAEVEVRAAETSENQDEVPPEEVVPQEAQ from the coding sequence ATGCCACCCAAACGGGCAAGTTCTTCATCTGCCGAAACCAAGGGGAAGCGTCAGCGCAAAACGCTGACGATTCAAGAAAAAGTGAAGCTGCTGGACATGCTCAAGGAAGGCAAATCGTACGCAGCAGTAGGCCGGCATTACAGGATAAATGAATCAAGTGTACGCTAtataaagaaagatgagaagaatatCAGGTCTACGGCGACTTTTACATTCAATAAAACGGCAAAAAGGGTAGTTAGCAGCAGAAATAAAGGCATCATTAAAATGGAGTCTGCTTTGGCAATTTGGATGGAAGACTGccgtaaaaaaaatattgttttggacTCTAACATGATCAGGACAAAGGCTAAGTCTCTGTATGACACCATGATGGGAGATGACGACAATGAAGAACCCCAACCTTCAACATCAACGGCTTCTAGCACCCAGAAGATTGAATTTACTGCAAGCAAGGGGTGGTTTGAAAAATTCCAGAAGCGCTTTGGCATTAGGTGCGTTTCGTTACATGGAGAGGCTGCCTCTGCTGATAACGACGCAGCAGACTATTACGTGAGCCACACATTCCGCACCATTATAGAAGAAGGGGGCTATGTACCTGAACAAGTCTTTAATATGGATGAGACAGgcttgttctggaagaggatgccatcGCGGACTTTTATTATGAAggaggaagccaaagcccctggctttaaagcACAAAAAGATCGTGTGACATTGGTAATGTGTGGCAATGCTGCTGGATTCATGGTAAAGCCAGGGCTTATTTATAAGTCGCTGAATCCCAGAGCCCTCAAGAATAAAAACAAGAATGTGTTGCCTGTGTATTGGATGCACAACCGCAAGGCATGGATCACAAAGAACCTTACGAGGGACTGGTTCCATCAGTGTTTTCTTCCGGAGGTCAAGGAATATTTAAAAGAGAAGGGCCTGGAGTTCAAGGTGCTTTTGCTCATGGATAACGCTGGCGGCCATGCTACCGACATTGGGTACCGTGGAGTCAAGATTACCTTCTTGCCACCTAACACTACGTCGTTGATCCAGCCAATGGACCAAGGCGTCATTCGTGCGTTTAAGGCGCTGTATACGAGAAATTCGTTACAGGCACTCGTCGAAGCAATGGATGTGGATGACAATTTCTCACTAAAAGCGTACTGGCGTGAGTACACGATATTATCATGTCTCAAAAATATTCAGAAGGCCCTCACTGAAATGAAAAAGGAAACAATGAACTcgtgctggaagaaattgtggcctgaAGTAGTGAAGGATTACAGAGGATTCTCAGCAGAAGAAATTCAGCATTCGGCAATAAATAAGGCTGTGGTCCTTGCAAAAGCCCTAGAGGGAGAGGGCTTTACTGATATGACTGCCCAAGATGTGAATGATCTTTTGGACACGCACGCCCAGCCATTGTCTGACGAAGACCTGCTGGAGTTGACCAAGTCCGCTagcgaagaagaggaggaagacaacgATTATGCTGTCGAAGAGGACTTTGGCTTGACGCTTGAACGCCTTGCAATGATGCAACAAACGGCTCAACAACTTGTGCAAATGGCCGAAGAGTTTGACACGGATATGATCCGTGCAATTCAGTTACGAAATTACATTGAAACGGGCATGCTGCCATACAAGAACTTGTTGACCCAGCTCAAGAAAGAACGCCAGCAACTTCCAATCACGATGTTCTTAACTCATGAACAGAAGTCTGATAAGCCAGCGATAGCGCCTTTAGCAGAAGTAGAAGTCCGTGCTGCCGAAACATCTGAGAACCAAGATGAGGTACCACCTGAGGAAGTGGTACCTCAAGAAGCCCAGTAA